The DNA window TGGAAGTTTATTTGTTTTTGCTATTACCTTGTTTAAAATAAAATATCTCACTCCTAAAAATGGTCTTTTTATTTTTCCGTATTTCATCACCTCGTCCAAACTTCTTTTTGCATAATTTATAGGTATGGCGAAACCAATATTTTGAGCTCCCATTACCATTACCGTATTGATTCCAATTACTTCCCCTTCCATATTCACCAAAGGTCCTCCAGAATTCCCGGGATTAATTGCGGCATCAGTTTGAATTAGACCCCTTAAACTAGTTGCTTTAAAGGGTATTCTCCCATAGGCAGTAATCTTCCTGCTTAATCCCGAGACAATTCCAGCTGAGATTGTGTCTTCAAATTCTCCTAATGGATTTCCAACTGCTATTACCGTTTCTCCCAATTCAATTTTCTTTGAATCACCCAATTCTAGATGGGAGAGATTTTTAGCGTTTATTTTTAAAACAGCTACATCAACTAAGGGATCCTTAGCTAAAATCTTTGCTGAATATTTTTTTGTAGGTCCTACAATTACTGTATAATCTGCTTCCGGATCTCCAACCACATGACTGCAAGTTATAACGTAACCATCTGGAGAAACTATAAACCCTGAACCTCCACCAATTTTAGTTCTCTCTTTTTTACCTTTTTCAACTCGAGGGATAATAAATCGTTGGTTACCAAATGGGAAGAGGTAAAAACTCTCAATTTTTGGCAGGTCTTTAGAAATAATAATAGTAATTACTGCTGGACAGACTTTTTTTGCCGCTTCAATTATTGGTGATTTTTCTGGCATATAATATATTTTAGCACAAAAGACCTTGTCAAGAAAAGGAAAAGTTGATAAAATGATTTCGATTGCCCCTGTAGCTCAATGGATAGAGTAAGAGTTTCCTAAACTCTAGATATAGGTTCAACTCCTATCAGGGGCACGGGCCCATGGCGCAGTTGGTAGCGCGCATGTATGGCATACATGAGGTCGCGAGTTCAAATCTCGCTGGGTCCACCACGTCAGGCATAGCCCATTGTTTTATGAAAATATTAGTTACCGGAGCAACTGGTTTTCTCGGTCACCATCTTACTAAAAGGCTGGTAAAGGATGGTTTTAATGTTAGGATTTTTAAAGAAAAATCAGCCCCAATGGATTTACTTGAAGGTTTAAAATTAGAAGTGGTAGAAGGTGACATTAGAGATTTTGAAGCGGTTAAAAGAGCAGTTAAAGAGTGTGAAGTTGTTTTCCATTTAGCAGGATTGATTTCTTATTGGGATAGATTAAATTCTCTTCAGTATCAAATAAATGTCGATGGTACTCGTAATATAGTTTTAGCCTGCCTCAAAGAGGGAGTTTCCCGTCTAATTCACACCAGTTCAACGGTAGCAGTTGGGATTGAGCCTGGAGGAAAACTGGCCAATGAGGAA is part of the Patescibacteria group bacterium genome and encodes:
- a CDS encoding trypsin-like peptidase domain-containing protein is translated as MPEKSPIIEAAKKVCPAVITIIISKDLPKIESFYLFPFGNQRFIIPRVEKGKKERTKIGGGSGFIVSPDGYVITCSHVVGDPEADYTVIVGPTKKYSAKILAKDPLVDVAVLKINAKNLSHLELGDSKKIELGETVIAVGNPLGEFEDTISAGIVSGLSRKITAYGRIPFKATSLRGLIQTDAAINPGNSGGPLVNMEGEVIGINTVMVMGAQNIGFAIPINYAKRSLDEVMKYGKIKRPFLGVRYFILNKVIAKTNKLPVDYGALIVRESLGESPVIKGSAADRAGLKEYDIILECDGKKISEENTLADILQQHEIGDEVSLKILREGKEIILKIKLGEKK